A stretch of DNA from Prinia subflava isolate CZ2003 ecotype Zambia chromosome 21, Cam_Psub_1.2, whole genome shotgun sequence:
AGGACAAATCTCATCACTCCCATGGAATAATCTGACACAGACACACTTCTCATCCTGTTTTATTACTTCACACCCTGTTTGCTATCCCAACCCAAGCCAAGCACAGCCATCAGCCACAGCATTCTCACATCCCCATCCTCACATCCTGGTGTGGCAAAGCCATTCCAGGGGGCTCACAGAACTACCCGTGTTCACACCCCCTGGTACGAGCTCCCAGACAGCCCCTCCTGGTCCGTGAGGCCTCACAGCCCTCTGGCAGCCTCAGAGaattctgcaggaattctgcagccTCTCAGAACCCctaatacattttatttttgttttccccatgTTTTTGTCAGCTGGGTAaggggctgcaggctctgtgACCCTGACACAAACCCTGGGAGTTCAAACCTTAACAGAAGAGCTTCAAGCTGCCTCTCCTCCCCCGAGCACTCACCCTTTGCAAGGAATCATCTCTCTCAAAAACACCTCCGAGCACAGCGTGAGCCATGATCAGCTGCAGTCACCTTTTCACACTCAGCTCTGCCCCCCAGCTGAAGCACCCCCTACCTCAagctccctccccttccccaaaaTTCACCACCCAAGCGGCGAGGCAACAGAACCcctttgccagcagcagctttaaaTCCAAAGTCTCTCCCcagcaaatcacaaaaaattAACTATTGTACAAGGGAACCACCCTGGTGATGCCCTGCCTGCAGATCGGGCACTTTTTGGGCACGGGAAGAGCCTGGTAGCACTCGTGGCATGAGCAGACGTGGCCACACTCCAGGAAAACGCAGGATTTGGTGCTGCTCAAGCAGACCACGCAGGCGTTTTTGAGGATCTCCCCTCCCTCTGCGTTCATCAGGCGCTCCTGGGCCTGCCGGAACTCCTCCTGCATCTGCCGCAGGTGCTGCCTCTCGCGGTGGTGCCGGTACTGCCTCCGCAGGAGGAAGAAGAGCACGGCGCAGGTGGCAAAGCCCGAAACCACGGTCAGGATTTTCCAAAACCGAACGCTGGACTCTTGTTTCTGCAGCAAAGCCTCGAAATCCAGGGTGCTCAGGTAGTAGGGCATGCCCTGCTTTGGGGGCTGCAGCTTGATGGTGGCGTTGTCCAGGACCAGCTCTCCCACGCCGGTCAGGGCCGTGCCCACCTTGAGCATCTGCTCCGTCTCCTGGATGCCCTTGGGACGCTCCCCGCTAATGTAGTGGCCGATGACGTCGGTGAAGGACTGCACAGAGGGGTGGAATTTCTCATACACcgtctccaggctgagctcagcgGCCTCCAGAGGCTTCATCACGCGCACGGCGGCGCCGGCGCCGCCCTCGGCAGGGACCAGCTCGAAGGGGGTGGTGTTGGTTCTCTGGTGGATGATCTTCTCGTAGTCGttcctggggagggaggagggggaggtgAGCTGACTTCTCCTGGTGGGAAACACAGCCTGGCATGACCTGCTGGTTTGGAGGCTGCCAGATGGGACATGGCCCGAGTGGAGTTTCTTTGAACACCTTTCCACTCGTGGCACTGTCCAGGTGTGCATGAGGCCACTCCAGCCTCACCTCAGCGCTCCACAAGTCGTGGGGGCTTCCCCCATCCTCACCTAactcctcctcacctgcctgtgGCACTCCCAGCTGGCACAAACCACCCCGGGAGGAGAAGCACCACGTGTCACATCCCAATTTGACAAGTGTTACCAAATGCTTATCAAACAGCATCACTGCTGGGTTTCAGCCTCCTCGTGTCCCTTGGGTGTGAGGATCACCCAAATCCAACTCATTTTTGTTCTGCAAGTGGGGTTTTTCAGAAACGCCATCCTCTGGCCACCTCTGTAACGAGGTGGGGCTGATCAATGCTCAGCCCATGCTGGGTGCtcttctcctccagcctctctgtGAAAGCCCCAAAATTAACCAAACATACCCTGTTATGGCAGCTGTCACTGGGGGGGTTACACTGGGACCCAGCTCTGAGGCACATGGGCACTCTGACCCATCCTCACCTAACTACTCCTCACCTGCCTGTGGCATTCCCAGCTGGCACAAACCACCCTGGGAGGAGAAGCACCACACATCCCAATTTGACAAGTGTTACCAAATGCTTATCAAACAGCATCACTGGGCTCTGTTTCAGCAGTTCTGGGAGCCTCCTCGGGTCCCACACCCAAATCAATCCAATCACCCAAATCCAATTAAGTTCTGTTCTACAAGCGGGTTTTTTTACAAACGCCATCCTCTGGCCAGCTCTGTAACGAGGTGGGGCTGATCAATGCTCAGCCCATGCTGGGTGCtcttctcctccagcctctctgtGAAAGCCCCAGAATTAACCAAACACACCCTGTTATGGCAGCTGTCGCTGTGGGGGCTACGCTGGGACCCAGCTCTGAGGCACGTGGTCACTCTGACCATGCCTGAGGCCATTTCGGGGTGTCAGAGCCCCCCGAAGGGGTTTGAGGGTGTTTGAGGGTACCAGGCACGTACCAGAGGTGGGTGGTTCTGTTCCACACCATCTTGTGCTCCTGCAGGGTCAGCCTCTGCACCACGCCCTTGCAGCTCTCCACGAACTGACTGCTCAGGGTCTCCTTCACCGAGCGCACCACACCTGGAACAGGAACCCACAGGGGCTGAGGAGCTCCCAAAACAAACCCTGCACAAGGGCtgggagtgacaggacaagggggaatggcttcatgCTGGTCTCAGGGGGCTCCTGGgcagaaatccttccctggcagggtgggcaggccctggcacagggtgcccagagcagctgtggctgcccctggatccctggcagtgcccaggcttCAGGTCCTGTTCGAAAGGAATGAGGGATTTGTCTTTACAAATAAACCGTGGGTCTGCTGGTAGGTAAAAATAGATACCGagataaaagaaacaatgggaagaacCATAAATTCCATAGAATTCCACTGACTGGCACAAGGAACAGGAAAGAGGGGATGGGGTTATACATtaggacagggcttggagcagcctggtgtgaaatacaaagttgtgttttgtgtcagggaaataaaaagtatctgtgtaattgtaattgtagaacatggccatgggacagttatcAAGATGAGTTTCAATAAACAaccgaggaaagcatggaagaaggtttttgaGCAAgctttgcttgcaattacctattataaatctcaagctattctgtaataagtgtctttgaatcataactttagaagcttgttttctgttaaagaattttaaactgtagttttagaatgtaaaaaggctttctcacagactggTAAAAAAACTATCCTCGATACAGAAGAAAAGATttcagctcgctgatttatggttcctgaaaaaggaaaactgaacatcactgtcaaagactgatagacctggaaaatagaagctggatCCCACATCTGGaatacatatcctggatgtacatcctggaatattgaaatgtAAAATAGACCACAATAGACTATAGGAATTGAATAGGAACCAAACACCAACGTCATGGATTTACTATTGTTAGGTATTGAATAGTGAcgttaaaaattggaaatagaaactgctgagaaaagcttatgaatatcTATGAATATggcaaataaaatcccagcaagtccagcaatgggtgtgcagtcagaagggaaaatccttccactgtacccagcgctgtctttgctcacactttaccatgctaattaattaattattaaattgaattgctgcttgaaaTATTGGCCGTGccaagcgtctcatttctaacactgggacagtgggaggtgtccctgctcctcacagagggtggaactggatgagctttaaggacCCTTTGACCAAAACCATCCTAAGATGGGGGGCAAAAGGGCTGAGAGCCCCCGTTCTCTGCTGCCAGGGGTCTGTGGCTGCCTGGCAGGGGATGTGACCTGAGGGCACagaaggaggagctgggggtgaaATCCcctggtggggagcagctgtggggcagtgtcCTGTGAGCCTCGCTCgaaaagacacacagagccaagaatttgggagagcagaaagcagcagggagaatctcctgctttgtttattacttcctattatatacttttagcaaggtgaccatggattggagagtggcatttCCACCTCTCAAgcacattggtcaaagggactgtcacacagtcattcctctccaaggatgagaatgtgaaaacaatggtaatatttataaacacaatctccttgtttatgtgagaaggtgaaaactttctactttaatatgaacgctcagaaaaccaggagaatctcatggtgacagggCAGGATGTGCCCCCCACCCCTGTGTGGGGCACTGCTTCAGGTCCTGTTTGAAAGGAATGAGGGATCTGTCTTTACAAATAAACTACCCACTGGCAGATAAAAATAGATACTGagagataaaagaaacaatgggaagaacCATAAATTCCATAGGAATTAAACTGACTgacacaaggaaaaggaaagggggtGGGGTTATACATTAGAAGTGGGTATTGGGCCTTTGGGGAACTCTGGACCTCTCAAATGCCTCAGCcaatggggaaagagagagggaaatgcgGCCGGGAATTAAGGATAAAAAGCAGGCTGTGTCCTCTAGCAATCTGAGAGACTCCACGAGAAATGCC
This window harbors:
- the MUL1 gene encoding mitochondrial ubiquitin ligase activator of NFKB 1 translates to MEGGGRPSASQAVLLAASTAITALLYSVYRQKARVARGLEGARKVRLDGDLRAVLLEAPGRCVPYAVIEGVVRSVKETLSSQFVESCKGVVQRLTLQEHKMVWNRTTHLWNDYEKIIHQRTNTTPFELVPAEGGAGAAVRVMKPLEAAELSLETVYEKFHPSVQSFTDVIGHYISGERPKGIQETEQMLKVGTALTGVGELVLDNATIKLQPPKQGMPYYLSTLDFEALLQKQESSVRFWKILTVVSGFATCAVLFFLLRRQYRHHRERQHLRQMQEEFRQAQERLMNAEGGEILKNACVVCLSSTKSCVFLECGHVCSCHECYQALPVPKKCPICRQGITRVVPLYNS